In one Echinicola marina genomic region, the following are encoded:
- a CDS encoding HesB/IscA family protein encodes MIIVSDNAKEQILKLKQDEGRKENENIRVSVKGGGCSGLMYDLGFDENISDSDQVFEDKGVKIIVDKKSLLYLAGTTLEFTDGLNGKGFQFVNPNASRTCGCGESFSI; translated from the coding sequence GTTTCGGACAACGCTAAGGAGCAGATTCTAAAATTAAAGCAGGATGAAGGCAGAAAGGAAAATGAAAACATTCGAGTTTCTGTTAAAGGTGGGGGATGCTCTGGCCTGATGTATGATTTAGGTTTTGATGAAAACATCTCAGACAGCGATCAAGTTTTCGAGGACAAAGGAGTTAAAATCATTGTAGATAAGAAAAGCTTGCTATATCTCGCTGGTACTACCCTAGAGTTTACAGATGGCCTTAATGGCAAAGGATTCCAATTTGTCAATCCTAATGCTTCCAGGACCTGTGGTTGTGGAGAAAGCTTCTCTATATAA